The following DNA comes from Desulfitibacter alkalitolerans DSM 16504.
GCATGTTTTCAATACTCCACCCTTTTTAAATCTCCTTGAAGAGGTTATTATTTTATCTGGAAGCTGAACAACCCTGCCTGTCTTTCTTAAAGCCCTGGAAAATTCCCAGTCCTCCATTAAATCAATTTGAGGATAACCACCCAGCTTTTCAAATACATCTTTTCTAACAAAGATACCCTGGTCACCAAAATATATCCTTGAATATCTGGCACGTATATTTGAACTTACAGATATAATTTTAAACAGCAAACCTGTATCATCCATTTCTAAAGTAAAGCACCCACCAACTACCAAAGGATCCTGCATTGTCTCCGCAATGCTTTTTATTGCCGTATGCTGCAGAAGACTATCACTATGCAGAAAAAACAAAACATCACCAGCAGCATTTTTAGCACCATGATTCATTTGGCTGGCTCTTCCCATGGGAGCAGATAATAATAGCACATGGGTTTTCTCAGCAGCCAAGCTCATAGTATTGTCACTGCTTCCCCCATCAACTACAATTATTTCCTTATCTCCCTCTAGATTATCTAGCATTTCTAAAGTTCTCCTGATAGTCTTGGCTTCATTCAAGGTGGGTACTATAATTGATATTTTCAAATCAGTTCATCCCTTTTAAATCTAAAAATTTATTTTATACCTTCTTTGTATCCAGACAGGTATCAAAGACAAGAGAGTAAAAAAAACTGCTGCTAAACCTAGATAAACAAATCTCCTTGACCACTTATAATTGAACCTCCTGCAAATGAATAAGCGGCTGAGCCAGGCCTTATTTCATTTCTCTCCACAGCCAGCCACCTAATTAAGGTTTCTATAATTCTATCATATAATTGTGATAGCCGGGCTGGGAGAATAAAGAAAAATCCACATCTGTGTCCCAATAATGTATAATGATTTTGTAGCTTATATTGTTTTTTGGAGTGGTTAGCATGGTTTTGTTTTAGTTCTTTACAACACTTAGATTAAAGATAACCGTGCTTGCAATTTTCCCAGTACACCAGCCTGCGGGAATTGCGAATAACAATAAGTATGGCAGTAAATACATAATACCATACCCAATTAAAGAGTATGCTACTACCAGCTGAGTAATGTTATGAACAAGAGCGCCAATGATACACAGAAAAATGGGAGTAACATTTTTTATATATTTATAAAGGATATACACAACAAATGCACTGGCTAACCCTCCTGTCACACTCATAAAATATCCAATGGACAGAAAGGTACCAAGAAACAGGGAGGATACAAGTGTTCTTATGATAACTATGCCTAAAACATTTCTAAATGATAATAGATAAACTGCCACAACTGTCACAACATTTGCCAAACCGATCTTGGCCCCAGGAATAATACTAGGAATAAACATGCTTTCAAGAACACTTAATGTTACTGCCATTGCTGCCAATATTGAAATCAAACTAATGTTAGAAATTTTCATTTCCATCATCCCGATAAGAAGCTAGAGAGATTTTGAAAAAGGACAAGACATATAAGTATAGTCATCAATATTGCTAATCCGATGAAGCTGACTTCCCAGAAATTGAATTTCTTTTCCATGGTTGCCCTCCTTTAAACACTTTAGTCAATGTACAGCGTACTTTTAAGATCGCTTCATAGAAAACCCACACAGGACAGAATAAACGGCACCAAAACCGATAAAAAAACATGGATACGACAATGACAATAAACCATATCACCCATTGAACACCTGAACCCTGAAACCCAAACATTGTTGCAAAGGGTTCATAGCTGGCTATTCCAGGATTGCTAAATATAAACACTAGTGCTAATGCACCCCAGGTTAATATATATTTTATAGACTGCAGATTTTTTTTCACCTTATTAGAGCAACCAGCATTACCTCCACCGATTTTAGCAGTTAATTCTTGGATACCCAAAAAAGGGCACAACCACATACAATATATATGCCTATTGAATATTAAAGTAAGGATAATGGTTCCACCGATAAGCAGGTACCAGAAAATATTATCATAAACACTGGGGAAATAACCCAGCAATAGGCTGCCATAGTTAGTAACATTAACTGCGGCATTTAACCAAAATCCTATTACAATTATACTGACTGCCAAGGTAACATATCTTAGCTTAGGATTGTTTTTCCATAAGCCAAGTAGAACCAAACCATACATGACCAATAATATGCCTTCTTTTAAATCAAATTGTATCTGCTTTTTTTCTACAGGTACACTTAGGCCTAAATGTTGAACAGCAACAGAATAGCTTGCTTTTTTAACAGCATTAGCTATAGCTTGAGATGAAATAGTTGCTCCTGAAACATTGTCTATACTCTGATCCAGCTTAAAACTATCATTTGCCTTTTTCCCTAACATGGATTCTAAAAACTTATTATGGGTTATTAATGCGTAATAATAAAGAGTTTCTTTATGTTCAACTACTTCAATTCCAACTATTTCTGCCTTTAGATTAATACCAACAAGAACTGTCAAAGGACCGCCATAGCCAACTTCATCTGCTAAAGCCGCATATCCTTTAAATCCCCAGTCGTTGAATCATATCCAGCATATATTACAGGAGAACTGCTCAGTAGTTCATAGGAATCAGAACCGGGCAGCAAATCATATATTTTACTTTCGTCCTTCAAGCCGCCAGGACTTGAAAAAATATTAAAAATAAATAAAACTGCCAAGGTAATCAAGGCAAAATATTTAAATAGTGTTTTCATATTTAACTTCTTCTTAGTATCAGTCATAAATTTCTTCACACCTCTATGTCAATTAGTCACCCCTTCAATATAAAACAGGGTGAAGCACATGAATTTTCGCTAACTCATGTGCCTCTTGGCCCTAAAGACCCCTAAATCTCTATACTACTGTTTTCCTAGATAATACTTACTTCTATTCCCCTGGCAGGCTGAAACGTATCAACTAGTCCAGAAGTTATAAATATCTGCAGGTCTTCTGTTACCAGGATCATCTCGAAATCATCAGAGGATTTATGGTAAACCCTTGCTTTCTCTAAACCCATAACCAGCAATGCCGTGGACAAGACATCTGCTTTTACAGGATCTTCAGCTAAAACTGTCACAGCAATTAAACCCCGGGCTGGATAACCGGTAGTTGGGTTTAAGATATGATGATATCTAATACCATCATGTTCAAAAAATCTTTCATAATCTCCAGAAGTATCTATTGCCATATCCGACAACTCTACATATCCCAGAGTTAATTCCTTCTCTCTTGGATGCCTCACACCTATCTTCCATGAAAGACCATCCGGCTTTGTTCCAAGGGCATATTGGTTACCCCCTGCCGATACTAATGCCGAAGTCACCTGTTTATTTTTTAAAAAATTCACCATTTCCCTTACAGCAAATCCCTTGGCAATGCCGCCTAAGGTTAGTTTCGTTTCAGGATCATCAAAAATTACTGAATTTGCTTCTTTATCCAGGGCAACGGCCGCGTAATTAACCACTGGCAGAAGAGCTTCAACAGCTTCTCTCTCAGGAATAGTTCCTTTTTGGAAGTTCCATAGTTCCATTAGGGCTTGAATTGTTGGGTCAAATGCTCCCTCTGTTTTTTTTGCAAAGTTTAAGGCTTCTTCAATTATTTCATAAGTTAGTGGGCTAACTGGTATTTTCAAATCTGAATAATTATTGATTCTATACAAATCACTATCCTCTTTGTTAAAATCCCATAACTTATGAAGATGGAGTGCAATTTTTGATGCTTCCTCTGCCTCAGCAGCATACTGCTCTTGGACAGTTATAGAAAAAACTGTATCCATGGCAAAAAAATCCATTGAGTGAAAGTTATTTCCCTTGTTAGTACATCCCTGCACAACAAATATAATAATTACTACAATCAATACTATTTTTATGCCCTTTAAGTTAGCTTTGCTTAGTATCCTCTTGATCATTTACCGCACCCTTAAACTCTTTTATGCTTTTACCAAACATTTTTGCAGCCTGAGGCAGCTTGCCCGGCCCAAAAATTATTAACACAATTGCTAAAATAAGGACTATTTCCCAGGGCCCTACAGGCATTATTCCAAACATGAGCATTCCTCCATTATTTATTCAATCTTTACGATCATTTTATTTGGCATACAGACAATAGCTTCGCCAGGCTTACTAATCCACCCTGTATGAGAACATATGCCCAGCGGGCAGGCATCCTTTGGCATGGGGAGCACCCTTACTCTCCCCTTTTTATCTACTTCAATTTTTGCATCAATATCTCCTTCTATTTCAATTGTGATGGTTTCGTTTAAATGCTCACTAATCTTGGCTTTTTCCACAACCGTTCCGTCTATGTTAATAGTCATATAATTTTCATGCGCATCCTCTGGATTGTTTATTAATAATAAAGACAAGCCTATGATTAGAATTAAACCCACTATAGCTTTTTCAAAAGCTTTCATAAAGGCACCCACCTCAGAAAAAGGGCTGTAACAGCTTAAGCATTAAAATTCTTTGATGTTATTTTAACACCCTTTTTTAAAAACATCCAACGTCCCAATCCTACTCCTGAAACTATGGTCATTATTCCAAAGATAATACCGCCAACCATGGCCGCCCTGGGCTCACCCTCCCCATAGGCTGTGCCAACAAAAGCAAAGGTAAATAGAAGAAATACACCCCATAAGCTAATTAGAAGCCAATTCCACCATTTAAGAGGCTCTTCAAGTGTTTCGCTCCATT
Coding sequences within:
- a CDS encoding TIGR04283 family arsenosugar biosynthesis glycosyltransferase, with protein sequence MKISIIVPTLNEAKTIRRTLEMLDNLEGDKEIIVVDGGSSDNTMSLAAEKTHVLLLSAPMGRASQMNHGAKNAAGDVLFFLHSDSLLQHTAIKSIAETMQDPLVVGGCFTLEMDDTGLLFKIISVSSNIRARYSRIYFGDQGIFVRKDVFEKLGGYPQIDLMEDWEFSRALRKTGRVVQLPDKIITSSRRFKKGGVLKTCLLMHKLKLLYILGVSPRYLKKRYYKEVD
- a CDS encoding Gx transporter family protein, which encodes MKISNISLISILAAMAVTLSVLESMFIPSIIPGAKIGLANVVTVVAVYLLSFRNVLGIVIIRTLVSSLFLGTFLSIGYFMSVTGGLASAFVVYILYKYIKNVTPIFLCIIGALVHNITQLVVAYSLIGYGIMYLLPYLLLFAIPAGWCTGKIASTVIFNLSVVKN
- a CDS encoding 4Fe-4S binding protein — protein: MYGLVLLGLWKNNPKLRYVTLAVSIIVIGFWLNAAVNVTNYGSLLLGYFPSVYDNIFWYLLIGGTIILTLIFNRHIYCMWLCPFLGIQELTAKIGGGNAGCSNKVKKNLQSIKYILTWGALALVFIFSNPGIASYEPFATMFGFQGSGVQWVIWFIVIVVSMFFYRFWCRLFCPVWVFYEAILKVRCTLTKVFKGGQPWKRNSISGKSASSD
- a CDS encoding FAD:protein FMN transferase, whose translation is MIKRILSKANLKGIKIVLIVVIIIFVVQGCTNKGNNFHSMDFFAMDTVFSITVQEQYAAEAEEASKIALHLHKLWDFNKEDSDLYRINNYSDLKIPVSPLTYEIIEEALNFAKKTEGAFDPTIQALMELWNFQKGTIPEREAVEALLPVVNYAAVALDKEANSVIFDDPETKLTLGGIAKGFAVREMVNFLKNKQVTSALVSAGGNQYALGTKPDGLSWKIGVRHPREKELTLGYVELSDMAIDTSGDYERFFEHDGIRYHHILNPTTGYPARGLIAVTVLAEDPVKADVLSTALLVMGLEKARVYHKSSDDFEMILVTEDLQIFITSGLVDTFQPARGIEVSII
- a CDS encoding Sec-independent protein translocase subunit TatA/TatB; this translates as MFGIMPVGPWEIVLILAIVLIIFGPGKLPQAAKMFGKSIKEFKGAVNDQEDTKQS
- a CDS encoding NusG domain II-containing protein — encoded protein: MKAFEKAIVGLILIIGLSLLLINNPEDAHENYMTINIDGTVVEKAKISEHLNETITIEIEGDIDAKIEVDKKGRVRVLPMPKDACPLGICSHTGWISKPGEAIVCMPNKMIVKIE